The Blattabacterium cuenoti genomic interval AGTATAATAAAAAATATAGAACAAATAGAAAGAGGATATGAAAATATTGAACTAAGATTGCAATCTATTGGTGCTAATATTACTAGAATAGAATAATTTTTTATTATTTTTTTCAATATTACTAACCACCCTATACCCTATACTTAGATATATTATATATACTTGTACTATATGCTAATTTTATATATTATAGGATATAATTAATAAATATCATTATTATTTAGTAATATCTTATTTATACATGATTATTGTTGTTGTACACATGTATTTAATTGAATTATATAGTATATGGATAAAATACACTAATATTTTTTTATAATCATATAACTTTAATTTTAAGAGTAACACAAAAAAAATAATAATGAAAAAATTTGAGTATATAACTAAAGAAGGATTAAAAAAATTGAAAAAAGAAATAGAAAGATTGGAAAATGTAGAGAGACATAAGATTTCACTACAAATAGCTGAAGCTAGAGATAAAGGTGATTTATCAGAAAATGCTGAATATGATGCGATAAAGGAAGCACAAGGTTTTTTAGAAATGAATATATCAAAATTAAAGAAAAAATTATCTAACGCACGTATTATAGATGGATCAAAAATAAACAGAACAAGAGTCTCTATACTTTCTACAGTAAAAGTAAAAAACTTAACTTATGGAGGTGAACAAATATACACTTTAGTTCCAGAAGGTGAAGCAGATTTAAAATTAGGAAAAATTTCTATTAATACTCCTATATCTATTGGATTACTTGGCAAACAAGTAGGACAAATAACTAGGATAAATCTACCTAATAAAATGAAAATTGACTATGAAATTTTAGAAATTTATTTTAGTGAATAATAATATATTTCATAAAATAATTAAAAATGAAGTACTTTCTTATAAAGTTGCTGAAAATGAGTTTTATATGGCATTTTTAGATATTAATCCAATAAAAATTGGACATACTTTAGTTATTCCAAAAAAACATAATAAAGATAAAATATTCTCTTTATCAGAAAGAGATTTTATCTCTATTATGTCTTTTTCTAGAAAAATTGCTATAGGAATAGAAAAAGCAATTCCTTGTAATAGAATAGGATTATTTATCATGGGATTTGAAATTTCACATATACATATTCATTTAATACCTATGGATAAAGAAAGCGATGCTAACTTTTTTAAAATTAGAATGAAGTTATCTGAAAAAAAATTTAAATTTATATCAAATAAAATAAAAAGATGCATTAATATTTAAATTTAAATTCCATATTTTATATTAAATAAAATTTTCAAACCTTTTATTGTATGTAGTATATCGTTATAATGAATTTTTTTTGTCAAAGGAGAATATATATGAGACTGACCTCCAGTAGAAATTACCAAACATTTTGTTTTTAATTCTTTATTTATTCTGTTTATAAATCCTTCTACCATACCTAAATATCCATATATTAATCCACTTTGTATACAATCTATTGTATTTTTTCCCAACAAAATAGGAGGATTTTTTAACTCTATTTCATTTTCATTTGATAATAAAGAAGTATTTGCAATTAAAGCCATTAAGGAAGAATTTACTCCTGGAGCGATAATTATTCCTTTTATAATTCCATAAGGATCAACACAAATTAAACTTAATGCAGTCCCAAAATCTATTATTAAAATATTTTTAAATTTTTTTTTATACAAAGTATATCCGGCAATAGCATTTGCATATAAGTCAGTACCTAGTTGATTATAATGATGTTTTATAGGAGATACAGAATATCTATCCATTATTATAGGATAAATTTTATGTATTATATATAGAGAATATTTTATAACTCCTGTTAATTCAGGAACTACTGATCCAATAACAATATTTTTAATTTCATGAAAAATAATATTATGTTTATTATATATATTTATAAATAAGTGTACATATTCATTTAACTGTCTGTATGGTTTGCTATTTATAATCCATGAACAATAACATTTGAAATTAAATTGTTTTTTTATAAAAATTCCAAATCTTATATTGGAATTCCCAATATTTATTATTAATAACATTATTTATGGTATTATTGAGTATTATTTAATGAATAAAATTCAATTTATGATTAGCATTAATTTATTATTTGAAATAATATGACAATAGATTATAATTTTTTTTATGTAAAAAAAAATTTTCGATTAAAAAAAAAAGAAATCCCCACTATAGTTTTATTACATGGATTTATGGGTAGCTCAGAAATATGGAATTTAATATATGAAATTCTTTCTAAAGAATATAGAATAATTTCTATTGATCTTCCTGGACATGGAAAAAGCATATTTCCAATAAAATGGAGAAAAAAAACCATTTTTACCATGGAAGATGGGGCTAATATAGTAGGTGAAATTTTGAAAAAAGAAAATATAGAAAAAGTAATTGTAATAGGTCATTCTATGGGGGGGTATATATCTTTAGCACTTGCAGAAAAAAATCCATATATTTTTTTAGGACTATGTTTACTTCATTCTACTGCAAAACAAGACACAATTGAAAAAAAAAATAAACGAATACAAGGAATACATTTATCTAAACTAAATTTTCCTTTATTTGTATATAATAGTGTAAATTCATGGTTTAATAAAAATAATATATCTTCCTTACAAAAAGAAATTTTTTTTGCTAAAAAAATTGCTTTTTCTACTGATTATGAATGCATATCTTGTTTTTTAAAAGGGATGATGTTACGTAAAAATAGGGAATTTTTATTAAAAACTACAAAATTTCCAAAATTATATATAGTTGGAGAATATGATAGTATCCTTGATATAAAAGAAATTATTAATAAAGAAACAAAAATAGGTATTAAAACTAACTTTACAAAAATATCAACAGGGCATATGAGCCATTTAGAAAAACCTAAAATACTCATAGATATACTAATTTCTTTTATAAAATCTATAATTTAAATTATAATGAATATAAAAAATATTCTTAGAAGAAAATATTTACAATATAGAAATTGTTTATCTAAAAAAGATATTTCAAGAATTAGTATAAATATTTTTTATAAAGTTAAAAAAATCTCTTTGTGGAATAAAAAATACTATAATATTTATTTACCAATAAAAAAACTTAAAGAAATAAATACATTTATTATTATAAATTTTCTTATGAATAAAGGTAAAAATGTATTAATTCCTGTAACAAATTTTAATGATTTTTCTATGGGTAACTGTTGTTTTAATACAAAAACTATTTTAAAAGAAAATAAATATGGAATTTTAGAACCTATTAATAAAAAAAATATTCCTATTTATCTTATAGATGTAATATTTATTCCTTTAATAGTTTTTGATTTAAAAGGATATCGTGTAGGATATGGAAAAGGTTTTTACGATAGATTTATTCCTTTGTGCAATAAAAATATTATAAAAATAGGATTAAGTTATTTTCCACCTATAGAAAAGATTGAAGATATACACAAAAACGATTTTTCTTTAGATATAGGAGTAACTGAAAGTAATATTTTTTTCTTTAACTACAAACAACAAAAAAATTAATAAATAAAAACTTTAAATATATCCCAAATAATAATGGAAAGCATCATAAAACTAACTAATAAAAATCCAAGTATTGTACAACGTTCTATAAATTTTTCATTTAGTTTTTTTCCTATTAACATTTCTATTATAATAAAAAAAATATATCCACCGTCTAATGACGGAATAGGAAATAAATTTATAAAGGCTAACCAAATAGATAAAGTTGCTGTAAAATTCCAAAAAATCTCCCAATTCCATTTAGATGGAAATTCTTTTGCTATAGAGAAAAAACTTCCTACTTGCTTATAAGCTTTAGTTTCT includes:
- a CDS encoding 5-formyltetrahydrofolate cyclo-ligase, whose translation is MNIKNILRRKYLQYRNCLSKKDISRISINIFYKVKKISLWNKKYYNIYLPIKKLKEINTFIIINFLMNKGKNVLIPVTNFNDFSMGNCCFNTKTILKENKYGILEPINKKNIPIYLIDVIFIPLIVFDLKGYRVGYGKGFYDRFIPLCNKNIIKIGLSYFPPIEKIEDIHKNDFSLDIGVTESNIFFFNYKQQKN
- a CDS encoding HIT family protein; translation: MNNNIFHKIIKNEVLSYKVAENEFYMAFLDINPIKIGHTLVIPKKHNKDKIFSLSERDFISIMSFSRKIAIGIEKAIPCNRIGLFIMGFEISHIHIHLIPMDKESDANFFKIRMKLSEKKFKFISNKIKRCINI
- the greA gene encoding transcription elongation factor GreA; protein product: MKKFEYITKEGLKKLKKEIERLENVERHKISLQIAEARDKGDLSENAEYDAIKEAQGFLEMNISKLKKKLSNARIIDGSKINRTRVSILSTVKVKNLTYGGEQIYTLVPEGEADLKLGKISINTPISIGLLGKQVGQITRINLPNKMKIDYEILEIYFSE
- a CDS encoding alpha/beta fold hydrolase — protein: MTIDYNFFYVKKNFRLKKKEIPTIVLLHGFMGSSEIWNLIYEILSKEYRIISIDLPGHGKSIFPIKWRKKTIFTMEDGANIVGEILKKENIEKVIVIGHSMGGYISLALAEKNPYIFLGLCLLHSTAKQDTIEKKNKRIQGIHLSKLNFPLFVYNSVNSWFNKNNISSLQKEIFFAKKIAFSTDYECISCFLKGMMLRKNREFLLKTTKFPKLYIVGEYDSILDIKEIINKETKIGIKTNFTKISTGHMSHLEKPKILIDILISFIKSII
- a CDS encoding type III pantothenate kinase produces the protein MLLIINIGNSNIRFGIFIKKQFNFKCYCSWIINSKPYRQLNEYVHLFINIYNKHNIIFHEIKNIVIGSVVPELTGVIKYSLYIIHKIYPIIMDRYSVSPIKHHYNQLGTDLYANAIAGYTLYKKKFKNILIIDFGTALSLICVDPYGIIKGIIIAPGVNSSLMALIANTSLLSNENEIELKNPPILLGKNTIDCIQSGLIYGYLGMVEGFINRINKELKTKCLVISTGGQSHIYSPLTKKIHYNDILHTIKGLKILFNIKYGI